From the genome of Pseudomonas hamedanensis:
CTGCGTCTGCAAGAGGCGCGGCGGTTGATGCTGACCGAAGGCCTGGAAGCCTCGGCGGCGGGGTACCGGGTCGGCTATGAAAGTCCATCGCAGTTCAGCCGCGAGTACAGCCGCTTGTTTGGTGCGCCGCCATTAAGAGATCTGGCGCGGTTGCGGCTTTCTGTCTGATGCCAATTGTGCAGCGCGGCTAATGACGTCATCGCGAGCAGGCTCACTCCTACAGAGAAACGCATTCCAAATGTAGGAGTGAGCCTGCTCGCGATTGGGCCGGTACAGGCGAAGAAGATCTGTGATCAGACTGCCCGGATTACATGTTTGATCTCCTGAAACGCGGCCAAGCCCCATGGCCCCAATTCGCGGCCGATGCTGCTTTGCTTGTAACCGCCCCACGCCGTCTGCGGGAAGATCACCTGCGGCGCGTTGAGCCACACCAGTCCCGCTTGCAGGGCATTGGCGACGCGGTCGGCGGTCTCGGCGTTACGCGTCACCACCGTGGCGACCAGGCCGAACTGACTGTCATTGGCCAGCGCAATCGCCTCGGCTTCACTGCTGAAACTGCGCACGCACAGCACCGGCCCGAAAATCTCTTCGCACCACAGCGCACTGTCCAGAGGCACTTGGGTGAAGACCGTCGGCTGCAAAAAATAACCGCGCGGCAGATGCGCCGGACGATTGCCGCCGCACACCAGCTTCGCCCCGGCACTCAGGCCGCGATCGATGTGCCCGAGCACGCGCTGGTATTGCGCCTGATTGACCAGTGCACCCATCTCCACATCCGGGTCGAACGGGTCAGCGACGCGAATCGCCTGCGCACGTTTTTGCAGACGCTCGAGGAATTCATCCGCCAGTTCATCGGCAACCAATACGCGACTGGTGGCCGAGCACATCTGTCCGGCGTTGAAGAAACCGCCGCCACAGGCCAGATCGACAGCCAGTTCGAGATCGGCGTCGTCGAGCACCAGTAGCGAAGATTTGCCGCCCAGTTCCAGGCTCACGCCCTTCACCGTTTCCGCCGCGCGCTGCATCACTTGCACACCAACCGCATTGCTGCCGGTAAAAGAGATTTTCGCGATTCGCGGATCCGCCGACAGCGGCGCGCCCACCGCCAGGCCGGTGCCGCAGACCAGGTTGAAGACGCCGTCGGGCAAACCGGACTCGGCGATGATCGACGCCAGTTCCAGTTCCGCCAGCGGCGTGACCTCCGACGGTTTCAGTACGACGCAGCAACCGGCCGCCAGCGCTGGTGCAAGTTTCCAGGCGGTGGTGACCATGGGGAAATTCCACGGCACGATCAGCCCGACCACGCCGCACGGTTCGCGGCGCAGGCGTGCACTGAAGTCATCGCTGGGCAGCGCCACAGGGCTGTCCTGTTGTGCATCGAGGCCTGCGGCGAGTTCTGCGTAATACTCGAAGGTGGCGATCACATCGTCGACGTCGATGGCGGCTTCAAATAGCGGTTTGCCGTTGTTGCTCGACTGCAATTTCATCAGGTGGTCGCGACCGTTGCGCACGCCGTTGGCGATGTTGCGCAGGATCGTCCCGCGCTCGGCGCCAGTGGTTTGCGACCAGTGCGTGAACGCTTCGGTCGCCGCGCTGATCGCTTGATCGACGGCCTGCTCGTCACCGCCATTGACCGTGGTCAGCAGCGCTTCGCTGGCCGGGTTGATCACCCGCAGATGTTCGCGACCTGCCGACCAATGGCCGTTGATGAAGAGGCCGTCGAGCCTGATTGGAAAACTGATCATGGGGCCACCGCCTGCATCCATTGGGTCTGGTCGATTTCAATTAACGTCGGGCCCTGGCGATCACTCGCGGCACGCAGCGCGCTTTGTAATTGCTGAACCGAGCCGATCGCTTCGGCAGCACAGCCCAACGCCTTGGCGACGCCGATGAAGTCCGGGGTGTAAATGTCGACACCCACCGGTTCGATCGCACGGTTGACCATGTATTTCTTGATTTCCTCGTAGCCCTGGTTATTCCACAGCAGCACGATCACCGGCGTGCGCGCTTCGACAGCGCTGGCCAGTTCCGGCAGGGTGAATTGCAGACCGCCATCGCCGATCAGGCAAACCACCGGTGGTCGCACGCCTGTTGCGGCGCTGCCACCGAGCCACGCACCGATGGCGGCGGGCAACGCGTAGCCGAGGGTGCCGTAGCCGGTGGATGAGTTGAACCAGCGCCGCGGACGTTGCGGATTGAACGTCAGGTTGCCGGTGTACACCGGTTGTGTGGAGTCGCCGACGAACACTGCGTCGGGCAATTCGTGCAGTACGGTTTGGAGAAAGCGCGTCTGCGCCAGCGTCGGCGCATCCCAGCTCGCGGCCAGCTCCTCGCGCAGACGCGCAGCGCGCACCTGGCCCCAGTCGTTGCGGCGCTCGGCCAGCGCCTTGTGTGACAAGGCGCTGAGCAATGCCTGGGCGGCGTTGCGCGAATCTGCCACCAGCGCGACGTAAGGCGGATAATTGCGCACGGTCTGATCGGCATCGATGTCGATGCGCAGCAGCTTGCCGGCAATCTCGAAGCCGCCGGCGAAGGTCACGTCATAATCGGTCTCGGCCAGTTCGGTGCCGATGGCCAACACCACATCGGCCTCGGCGACCAGTGCGCGGGTGGCGACCAGGCTTTGCGTCGAGCCGATCAGCAGGGGATGAGCGGACGGCAACAAACCTTTGGCGTTGATAGTCAGCGCGACCGGCGCGTCGAGCAACTGCGCCAGCTCGGTGAGTTCGGCAGCGGCATCGATCGCACCGCCACCGGCGAGAATCAACGGTCGTTGTGCGCCGGCCAGCAGCTCGGTCATGCGGCTCACGGCAGCGGGTGCGGCACCCGCGCGATCGATGCTGACCGGGACGCTGGCGAGCAGCTCATCGGCTTCTTCCACCAGCACGTCCAGCGGGATTTCGATGTGCACCGGACGCGGACGCCCGGCCTGGAACAGGGCAAACGCGCGGGCGAGGACGCCGGGCAATTCGCACGCCGACATCAGTGTGTGGGAGAACGCTGCGACACCGCCGACCAGTGCGCTCTGGTTCGGCAGTTCGTGCAGCTTGCCGCGCCCGCCGCCCAACTGACTGCGCGACTGCACGCTGGAGATCACCAGCATCGGGATCGAATCGGCGTAGGCCTGGCCCATGGCAGTGGTGATGTTGGTCATGCCCGGCCCGGTGATGATGAAACACACGCCGGGTTTGCCGCTGGTGCGCGCGTAACCGTCGGCCATGAAACCGGCGCCTTGCTCATGCCGAGGGGTGACGTGGTTGATCGTCGAACGGGCCAGCCCGCGATACAGCTCAACGGTGTGCACCCCAGGAATGCCGAACACCTGCTCGACGCCATAATTTTCCAACAGCTTGACCAGTACTTCGCCGCACGTTGCCATTGTCGATTGCCTTTTTTTTCGCTGAAACATAGATCCCAATGTGGGAGCGGGCTTGCTCGCGAAGGCGGTTCGTCAATGAATAATGATGTGAATGACACACCGCATTCGCGAGCAAGCCCGCTCCCACATGGCCTGCTTATGTGCCCATTGGAACGGCGCGCAGCTAGCGGCAACAATCGATTAAAAGTCATACTAGCCATGTCCTCACGTCATACCTTGGGTCCCCATGAAACGATTGCCGCCCCTCCCCGCCCTGCATACGTTTCTGATCACCGCGCAGTGCTGCAACTTCACCCGGGCCGCCGAGCAACTGCACATCACTCAGGGCGCGGTGAGCCGGCAGATCGCCGGGCTGGAGGATCATCTCGGTTATCCATTGTTCATTCGTCAGGCCCGCGGCCTGGCGTTGACCGCCGAAGGTCGCGAGTGGTTGCCACGGGTGGAGAAGGTCTTCGGCCTGATCGGCGAAGCCACCGAGCAGATCGGTGTGCAGCGCGAAACCCTGCAACTGAAGGCGCCCAGCTGTGTGATGCGCTGGCTGTTGCCGCGCCTGTTGCAATGGCAAAAGGAGCGCCCGGACGTGCCGGTCAAGCTGACGGCATCACTGCAACACAGCGTGGATTTTCAGCGTGAGCCATTCGACGCCGCGGTGATCTATGGCCCGCCGCCGGACAATTCGCCGGGCGCGTTACACCTGTTCGACGAGCAACTGACACCGGTCTGCTCGCCGCAATTGCTCGAAGGTTCGCCCGCGCTGAATGCTCCGCAGGATCTGCAGGAACATCTGTTGCTGCACCCGACCCATGACCTTCAGGACTGGTCGGTGTGGCTTGAGGCGGCGGGGTTGCGACTGAGTAATCTGGGCAGCGGCCAGCACTTCGAAACGCTGGATCAGGCGATGTCGATGGCGTCTCACGGCACGGGCGTGGCGATCGGCGACTGGTCGTTGATAGGCGATGATTTGCACGCCGGACGGCTGGTGATGCCGTTTGATTTGAAGGTGAAGACGGGGCTGGCGTATTACGTGGTAGTGCCTGCCGGAGCCGAGCCTTCGCCGCCGTTGGAAGAGTTGATGCTCTGGCTGGTCGAGCAGGCTCATTTGCGCTGAGCACACAAATCCTTGTAGGAGTGAGCCTGCTCGCGATAGCGCCGGGTCAGCCACCGCTGGTGTGAAAGATCCACCGCTATCGCGAGCAGGCACACTCCTACAAATGAACGGTGCCTGGTCTTAGTAACCGACGGTATAACGCTGCCGCGAATGCTTCGGTGTTTCCACCTCGTCAATCAACGCAATCGCGTAATCGGCAAAGGTAATCCAGCTGCGCCCCTCGCCACTCACCAGCAGGTGGTCCTGGCCGACACGGAAGGTGCCGCTGCGCGCACCTTCGACAAACTCTGCCGACGGCGACAGGAACGTCCAGTCCAGTTCCTTTTCCTGACGCAACGCCTCAAGAAACGCCGCCCCCGCGCTGGCTTCCGCTTTGTATTCGGCGGGGAAACCCGCACTGTCGATCACTCGCGTGTCATCCGGCAACAACAGCGAACCGGCACCACCGACCACCAGCAAACGCTTCACCCCCGCCTGTTTCACTGGTCCGACAATCGCCGACGCCGGCACAGTGGCGAAATGCGCAGCGGTGATCACCACATCGTGACCGGCCACCGCGTCTTGCAGCGCCGCGGCATTCAGTACATCGACATTTTTGCTGACCACACCGGCGCGGGCGCCGATCTTCGAGGTGTCGCGGGCGATGGCCGTAACGCTATGGCCGCGGCGCAGGGCTTCTTCCAGCAATTGGCTGCCGGCACGTCCGGTGGCACCAATGATTGCGATCTTGCTCATGACATTCTCCAGTTGGCTTGAGAGTGCTGCGTTTTCAATGATGGGCCTACCACTGCATTTCGCCCTTGGCGACTTTCGCGCTCAGTTCCAGCGAGCTTTCTTCGCCGAGTTGCGGGTAACGCTTTTTCATCGCCGCGATCAGCGCAGCGGCGTCTTTGGCCTTGGCGGTTTCGGCATCGAAGGCCTTGATGTAATCGGCAGTGAATTTCACGCTGGCCAGCGAGCGGCTGCTGTCACCCAGGTAATGGCCCGGCACGACGGTTTTCGGCTTCAGGGCTTCGATCGCGTGCAAGGTGTGCAGCCAGTCGGCGTGGGATTGCGCGGTTTGCGTGTCGGCCATCCACACATGAATGTTCTCGGCGACCACCACGCCACCGACCACGGCCTGGAGCGACGGAATCCACACGAAGCTGCGGTCCGGCTGCTTGCCGTCAAGGCCGATCACCTGCAACTTCTGTCCTTCGAGCATCAGGCTGTCGCCCTTGAGCACGCCCGGCACGATGGTTCTTGCCGGCACGTCAGCGCCCATTTTCGGGCCCCAGAAGGCGAGTTTGCCGGCGACGGTCTGCTTGATGTGATCCACGGTCGGCTGCGATGCGAGGACCTTGGCGTCCGGGAAGGCGCGGGTCAGGGTGTCGAGGCCGAAGTAGTAATCCGGATCGCCATGGCTGATGTAGATCGTGGTCAGGTGCTTGCCGCTGGCGCGAATCTTTTCCACGACCTGTTCCGCCTGGGCCTTGCCGAATTGCGCATCGACCAGAATGGCCTCTTTCTCGCCACTGACCAGCACCGAGGTCACCGGAAAAATCGCCGCAGCGCCCGGGTTGTAGACGTCCAGGCTCAGGCTGGCCGCGGCGGCATGCGCCGCGAACCCCAGCGAGGCAGTGGCGAGCAGAACGCGTTTGAAAAAAGTGAAGCCGATCATGGGGTGCTCCGAGGTCCGAATGCCGTGTCTGGCGATGGGACAGAGCTTAGTTGCCTGACTCAGTACAAAAAATGCGATGCTTGAACATAGTTTGTTTCTGAAAGCGGGCAAATCATGGATCGTCTCCAAGCAATGCGGGTGTTTGTCACTGTCGTCGATCTGGGCAGCCAATCGGCGGCGGCCGATCATCTGGAACTGTCGCGGCCGGTGGTTTCGCGTTATCTGGCGGAGCTGGAAGACTGGGTCGGCGCACGCCTGATGCACCGCACCACGCGCAAATTGAGCCTGACCGCTGCCGGCAGTGAGATCCTTCCGCGCTGTCGGCAGATGCTCGATTTGTCCAGCGACATGCAGGCCGCCGTCAGCGAACCCGAGGACACCCCGCGCGGGCTGCTGCGGATCAGTGTCAGCACCTCGTTCGGCCAGGCGCAACTGGCCGATGCGATGGCGGCCTACGTCAAACTCTACCCCGGGGTGAGCATCGACCTGCAAATGCTCGACCGCACGGTGAACCTGGTGGATGAGCGCATCGACCTGGCGATCCGCACCAGCAATGATCTGGATCCCAACCTGATCGCCCGACGCCTGACCGCGTGTCGCTCGGTAATCTGCGCGGCGCCGGCGTATCTGCTTGAGCATCCGACGCCATCACGGGTCGAGGAACTCAGCCGCCATAACTGCCTGACGCATTCCTACTTCGGTAAAAGCCTGTGGCATTTCGAAGAGAATGGCGAACCTGTTTCGGTGCCGGTACAGGGCAACATCAGCGCCAACGAAGCCAGTACCTTGTTGCGCGCGACGCTGGCCGGCGCCGGGGTCGCGATGCTGCCGACCTATCTGGCCGGCGGGCCGATTCACAACGGTGAACTGCTGCGCTTGCTGCCCCATGCCGAGCCGCGGCAGCTGAGCATCTATGCGGTCTATGCCTCGCGCAAACACATGCCGGCGGCGCTGCGTAGCATGCTCGACTTTCTTGTCCAGCGCTTCCCCGAAAATCCCGCCTGGGATGAAGCCTTGTAAACCGGATCCCTGTAGGAGTGAGCCTGCTCGCGATAGCGGTGTGTCAGTCACCTCAATGCTGACAGAAATATCACTATCGCGAGCAGGCTCACTCCTACAGGGATTCATCAGTGTGCTGAATAGCCGGGTAAATCCTTGAGCGCAGTCGCTGGAAAGTGCTCGCCGCTGACCTATGCTGAAAGTAATACCGCAAGGTAGACGTTCAGAGGTCGAACACCATGAACATCAAAACAAGAAGATACGTCGCGATTTTCATCACCTGCGCTGCCACGCTGGCGCTGTACGGCACCGCTGCCTGGCGGGTCGAGCAGTTGCGACAACTGCCCCGCGAATATGCCAGTTGCAACTATGAGCGGTGTATTCCGCACAATGCGACGCTCAACGCGCTGCGCTGATTTTCAACTGTAGGAGTGAGCCTGCTCGCGATAGCGGTGTGGCTGCCAGAGTTGATTTGACTGACACTCCGCTATCGCGAGCAGGCTCACTCCTACAGAGGGTCCGCCGCGACGCACAAATTATTGCTCGGCCTTCAACCGGTCGCGAAACGCCTTTGGCGAAATCCCCACCCGCCGCCGGAACAGCCGCGTGAAGTTGGTCGGATCGGAAAATCCCAACAGCTCCGACATCTCGTAAATCGTCATGCTGGTGTAGGTCAGCAGGCGCTTGGCTTCCAGGAGCTGGCGTTCGTGCATGATCTGCAACGCCGGCTGCCCGGCCAGTTCCCGGCAGGTGCCGTTAAGGTGCGATACGGAAATGCCCAGGCGATGGGCGAGGTCTTCGACCTTCACATGCTGGCGATACGTCTCTTCTACCAACTGAATAAAGCCATTGAGGTATTCGCGCTGGCGTTGCGGCCGCTGGCTGGCCTTGTGCCGGACGATTGCCTGACGGCTGACCCAGACCATGATCACGCTGACCAGCGAATGCATGAGCATTTCCCGCGCCGGTTGATGGCCGTTGTACTCGGCCTGCAACGCTGTAAACAGGCTGTTGAGGTAATCGCCGTCAGCGCCGGCCGCGTAGTGTTCGGCGCGGGCCAGCGCCTGCACCGAATCGCCCAGCTGCGCCTGCAAGTGGTTGATCAGCGGTGTGGCGAGGGTGACGATGAACCCTTCGACATCTTCGGAAAACCGAAAGCCGTGCACCGACAACGGTGGCAGCACCTGAATCGCCGGGGTTTGAAGCTGCGTGCACTGCCCTTCGATTTCGAGCTGCGCCTGCCCCTTGAACACGAACAGCAACTGGCACAGGTCCGCGTGGCGGTGGGGTTTGATTTCCCATTGATGTTCGCGGCTGCGCGAGGAAATGGTTTCACAGTGCAGCAAGTCAGGGGTCGGCCAGTCGAGGCTTTCACCGTAGAGCTTGAACACGGGAATCGAAGGCAGGTCAGGCTTGTTCATCACTTCAATCCAGGCCTCGGGGTTATGGGCGATAATCGCACCGATTGGCAGAAAGTACAGGTATCGGCTCAGTTTTCACCTTCAATTGACAGACCCGCAAGGGAAAAATGCAAGCACTCGATCCATAAATATCATTCACCGGTGTTTGCCGCGTGAAGCTTGCGAGTCATAAAAACAATGAAAACGCTGAAAACCCAAGTCGCCATTATCGGTGCCGGTCCGTCCGGTTTACTCCTCGGTCAGTTGCTGCACAACGCCGGGATCGACACGCTCATCCTCGAGCGGCAGACACCTGACTATGTCCTCGGCCGCATCCGCGCCGGCGTACTTGAACAAGGCATGGTAGAGCTGTTGCGGCAGGCCGGCGTGGGTCAGCGCATGGACGCTGAAGGTTTGGTTCACGGAGGATTTGACCTGGCCCTGGACGGGCGACAAGTGCACATCGACCTGCACTCGTTGACCGGCGGCAAGCGCGTGATGATCTACGGTCAGACCGAAG
Proteins encoded in this window:
- a CDS encoding aldehyde dehydrogenase family protein → MSFPIRLDGLFINGHWSAGREHLRVINPASEALLTTVNGGDEQAVDQAISAATEAFTHWSQTTGAERGTILRNIANGVRNGRDHLMKLQSSNNGKPLFEAAIDVDDVIATFEYYAELAAGLDAQQDSPVALPSDDFSARLRREPCGVVGLIVPWNFPMVTTAWKLAPALAAGCCVVLKPSEVTPLAELELASIIAESGLPDGVFNLVCGTGLAVGAPLSADPRIAKISFTGSNAVGVQVMQRAAETVKGVSLELGGKSSLLVLDDADLELAVDLACGGGFFNAGQMCSATSRVLVADELADEFLERLQKRAQAIRVADPFDPDVEMGALVNQAQYQRVLGHIDRGLSAGAKLVCGGNRPAHLPRGYFLQPTVFTQVPLDSALWCEEIFGPVLCVRSFSSEAEAIALANDSQFGLVATVVTRNAETADRVANALQAGLVWLNAPQVIFPQTAWGGYKQSSIGRELGPWGLAAFQEIKHVIRAV
- a CDS encoding 5-guanidino-2-oxopentanoate decarboxylase — translated: MATCGEVLVKLLENYGVEQVFGIPGVHTVELYRGLARSTINHVTPRHEQGAGFMADGYARTSGKPGVCFIITGPGMTNITTAMGQAYADSIPMLVISSVQSRSQLGGGRGKLHELPNQSALVGGVAAFSHTLMSACELPGVLARAFALFQAGRPRPVHIEIPLDVLVEEADELLASVPVSIDRAGAAPAAVSRMTELLAGAQRPLILAGGGAIDAAAELTELAQLLDAPVALTINAKGLLPSAHPLLIGSTQSLVATRALVAEADVVLAIGTELAETDYDVTFAGGFEIAGKLLRIDIDADQTVRNYPPYVALVADSRNAAQALLSALSHKALAERRNDWGQVRAARLREELAASWDAPTLAQTRFLQTVLHELPDAVFVGDSTQPVYTGNLTFNPQRPRRWFNSSTGYGTLGYALPAAIGAWLGGSAATGVRPPVVCLIGDGGLQFTLPELASAVEARTPVIVLLWNNQGYEEIKKYMVNRAIEPVGVDIYTPDFIGVAKALGCAAEAIGSVQQLQSALRAASDRQGPTLIEIDQTQWMQAVAP
- a CDS encoding LysR substrate-binding domain-containing protein, translated to MKRLPPLPALHTFLITAQCCNFTRAAEQLHITQGAVSRQIAGLEDHLGYPLFIRQARGLALTAEGREWLPRVEKVFGLIGEATEQIGVQRETLQLKAPSCVMRWLLPRLLQWQKERPDVPVKLTASLQHSVDFQREPFDAAVIYGPPPDNSPGALHLFDEQLTPVCSPQLLEGSPALNAPQDLQEHLLLHPTHDLQDWSVWLEAAGLRLSNLGSGQHFETLDQAMSMASHGTGVAIGDWSLIGDDLHAGRLVMPFDLKVKTGLAYYVVVPAGAEPSPPLEELMLWLVEQAHLR
- a CDS encoding NAD(P)-dependent oxidoreductase — translated: MSKIAIIGATGRAGSQLLEEALRRGHSVTAIARDTSKIGARAGVVSKNVDVLNAAALQDAVAGHDVVITAAHFATVPASAIVGPVKQAGVKRLLVVGGAGSLLLPDDTRVIDSAGFPAEYKAEASAGAAFLEALRQEKELDWTFLSPSAEFVEGARSGTFRVGQDHLLVSGEGRSWITFADYAIALIDEVETPKHSRQRYTVGY
- a CDS encoding MBL fold metallo-hydrolase — translated: MIGFTFFKRVLLATASLGFAAHAAAASLSLDVYNPGAAAIFPVTSVLVSGEKEAILVDAQFGKAQAEQVVEKIRASGKHLTTIYISHGDPDYYFGLDTLTRAFPDAKVLASQPTVDHIKQTVAGKLAFWGPKMGADVPARTIVPGVLKGDSLMLEGQKLQVIGLDGKQPDRSFVWIPSLQAVVGGVVVAENIHVWMADTQTAQSHADWLHTLHAIEALKPKTVVPGHYLGDSSRSLASVKFTADYIKAFDAETAKAKDAAALIAAMKKRYPQLGEESSLELSAKVAKGEMQW
- a CDS encoding LysR family transcriptional regulator, with product MDRLQAMRVFVTVVDLGSQSAAADHLELSRPVVSRYLAELEDWVGARLMHRTTRKLSLTAAGSEILPRCRQMLDLSSDMQAAVSEPEDTPRGLLRISVSTSFGQAQLADAMAAYVKLYPGVSIDLQMLDRTVNLVDERIDLAIRTSNDLDPNLIARRLTACRSVICAAPAYLLEHPTPSRVEELSRHNCLTHSYFGKSLWHFEENGEPVSVPVQGNISANEASTLLRATLAGAGVAMLPTYLAGGPIHNGELLRLLPHAEPRQLSIYAVYASRKHMPAALRSMLDFLVQRFPENPAWDEAL
- a CDS encoding helix-turn-helix domain-containing protein, which produces MNKPDLPSIPVFKLYGESLDWPTPDLLHCETISSRSREHQWEIKPHRHADLCQLLFVFKGQAQLEIEGQCTQLQTPAIQVLPPLSVHGFRFSEDVEGFIVTLATPLINHLQAQLGDSVQALARAEHYAAGADGDYLNSLFTALQAEYNGHQPAREMLMHSLVSVIMVWVSRQAIVRHKASQRPQRQREYLNGFIQLVEETYRQHVKVEDLAHRLGISVSHLNGTCRELAGQPALQIMHERQLLEAKRLLTYTSMTIYEMSELLGFSDPTNFTRLFRRRVGISPKAFRDRLKAEQ